A section of the Oryza sativa Japonica Group chromosome 1, ASM3414082v1 genome encodes:
- the LOC9271324 gene encoding protein PHYTOCHROME-DEPENDENT LATE-FLOWERING isoform X1 produces MVVSFRVSRRGRRFYPPPPPPPPAAAATAADRAAAPPEGSPLPPPLPWDPGAAARSDVYDRDGVGSDDLDLEPSFALNLFPDGYSISDPGKGMLLFLIGDDPQKRPYSKASRALFSDIEHGCLPQVILGDMPCKFRNGTIVCEVRDYRPFLSNAGDSSGDDFPIVNRVSLRLGTERVVKDLASVVNASWTYHDQLIAESTILRALQPRLNLDPTPCLERLQNSVKKIDLGLNKGRQKIKATSIDNTSADPPENCKPKEFITCEGAVVCIENEAPEGLPRGILNGLSMDCPLALQIKKAQSAAGSDPDTAIQYSSTLMNSSVSCNIKQSASCTPAPDLLLQSKQAQIAILQVDHENEQPQKETVQLQNRKEHSNLPREIHDCQSCRPSNKHSLLSSESTKCHFQKSIRSSNNKGLNLVSPNQRPVKVNLDQTTGSKDMRVQQQKSLSAFTADCSHPSSETNNSCVEKIPKEVNYSTVRLKDRNLPSTVGPDNYCVEELKDRTTPSVISCSASSRKAPSKPPKVVTEPQPSSKRKVLGVYTYLYQEIDSNEKKQKKADTQSNTPCENVSPGEPDVTDGISSELGISPDIESCIGDPSYTIEPDIEKILSEVILTSKRHGLNERAAKLDGSERSWPLPPSKFFLSENTADIAYTQNEIMSNYPTGRTMNTRKIRRLSFHPVQYLCRGVVDECHYTLRLLESEAPDDHQVAVETIYGDEHVYISTLPTSHHANKLVDQFILLMRRDGYTLCNDIREQYEDAPQLGYLTGGYPQYPIARTMVINGSNNIDCTFHNGPPHVHANTQQQWMQAQQCPTLPSVQTNFWNPYHPGQQHYTGGILNHGGFYANRAFSMDMDQHQHVQQRQGVGWFPNGVFSMDLDQYQPVRQRQGVGQCWHCRHDIPGFFSERSYATHASTGSYNQWRQISTPLGGKVYQWDLPAFDRRVCGCPPVNYAGSSTPLSTLHPVGSPPMSSQSFGSNDGSLTSTPVQLQVPLGYQCMSHGMW; encoded by the exons atggTCGTCTCCTTCAGGGTGTCCCGTCGCGGCCGCCGCTTctaccctccgccgccgcctccgcctcctgcgGCCGCAGCAACCGCCGCCGATCGCGCGGCAGCGCCACCCGAAGGctcgcccctgccgccgcctctgccctgGGAT CCCGGCGCCGCTGCACGATCGGATGTATATGATAGAGACGGAGTTGGTTCTGATGATTTAG ATCTTGAGCCGTCTTTTGCACTGAACCTGTTTCCGGATGGATACTCAATTAGTGACCCAGGCAAG GGAATGCTTCTGTTTCTGATTGGTGATGATCCTCAGAAGAGGCCGTACAGCAAGGCATCTCGAGCTTTGTTTTCT GATATTGAGCATGGCTGCTTGCCTCAAGTCATCTTGGGCGACATGCCTTGCAAATTTAGAAATGGAACTATTGTGTGTGAG GTGCGGGACTACCGGCCCTTTCTGTCTAATGCTGGCGATTCTTCAGGAGATGACTTCCCAATAGTGAATAGAGTTTCTCTTAGATTGGGCACTGAACGTGTTGTGAAAGATCTAGCTTCTGTTGTTAATGCTTCATGGACTTATCACGATCAATTG ATTGCCGAGTCCACCATCCTCCGTGCCCTGCAACCCAGACTTAATTTGGACCCTACACCATGCCTTGAAAGACTTCAGAATTCTGTTAAGAAG ATTGATTTAGGTCTAAATAAAGGGAGGCAGAAAATTAAAGCTACATCTATTGACAATACTTCTGCCGATCCTCCTGAAAATTGCAAACCCAAGGAATTCATCACCTGTGAAGGAGCAGTTGTATGCATTGAAAATGAAGCTCCAGAAGGCTTGCCACGTGGAATATTGAACGGCTTATCTATGGACTGTCCACTCGCTCTCCAAATTAAGAAGGCCCAATCAGCTGCAGGATCTGATCCTGATACTGCTATTCAATACTCTTCTACCCTTATGAATAGCTCTGTCTCGTGTAACATTAAACAAAGTGCATCCTGTACTCCTGCTCCTGACCTTTTGCTTCAGAGTAAGCAGGCGCAGATAGCAATTTTGCAGGTTGATCATGAAAACGAACAACCACAAAAGGAGACAGTTCAACTACAGAACAGAAAGGAGCATTCAAATCTTCCACGTGAAATACATGACTGCCAAAGCTGCAGGCCTTCAAACAAACATTCATTGTTGAGCTCTGAAAGTACCAAATGCCACTTTCAGAAGTCAATAAGGTCTTCAAACAACAAAGGGCTTAATTTGGTATCTCCAAACCAACGGCCTGTAAAGGTTAATTTAGATCAGACAACAGGCAGCAAGGACATGAGAGTACAGCAACAAAAGTCCTTGTCAGCGTTCACAGCGGACTGTTCACATCCTTCCTCAGAGACAAATAATTCATGTGTTGAAAAAATCCCCAAAGAGGTTAATTATTCAACAGTAAGGTTAAAAGACAGAAATCTGCCCTCAACTGTTGGTCCAGACAATTATTGTGTAGAAGAGCTCAAAGACAGAACAACGCCCTCTGTAATCTCATGCAGTGCAAGTTCCAGAAAGGCTCCCAGTAAACCTCCTAAGGTTGTTACAGAGCCCCAACCTTCTTCAAAGAGGAAGGTCTTAGGAGTTTATACTTATTTGTATCAGGAGATCGATTCAAATGAGAAAAAGCAGAAAAAAGCTGATACACAGAGCAATACACCTTGTGAGAATGTAAGTCCAGGAGAACCAGATGTTACTGATGGCATTAGCAGTGAACTGGGTATTTCTCCAGATATTGAGTCATGTATTGGAGACCCTTCATATACCATTGAACCTGATATTGAAAAGATTCTATCTGAGGTCATCCTGACTTCAAAGAG GCATGGACTGAATGAAAGGGCTGCTAAACTTGATGGTTCAGAAAGATCATGGCCATTGCCACCATCCAAATTCTTTCTGTCTGAGAATACTGCAGACATTGCATATACCCAGAATGAAATCATGTCAAACTATCCAACTGGGAGAACTATGAATACTCGGAAGATTAGAAGGCTTAGTTTTCACCCTGTACAGTATTTATGTAGAG GTGTTGTTGATGAATGCCATTACACACTTCGTCTCCTTGAATCCGAAGCACCGGATGATCATCAAGTAGCGGTGGAAACGATCTATGGGGATGAACATGTATACATTTCTACTCTTCCTACTTCT CACCATGCAAACAAGCTTGTGGATCAATTCATTTTGCTG ATGAGAAGGGATGGCTACACACTTTGCAATGATATTAGAGAG CAATACGAAGACGCCCCTCAGCTAGGTTATCTAACTGGAGGATATCCACAATACCCCATTGCAAGAACTATGGTGATTAATGGAAGCAACAATATAGATTGCACCTTCCATAATGGGCCGCCACATGTACATGCAAATACTCAGCAACAGTGGATGCAGGCACAACAGTGTCCAACCCTGCCAAGTGTTCAGACAAATTTCTGGAATCCATATCATCCAGGCCAGCAGCATTATACCGGCGGAATCCTCAACCATGGGGGATTTTATGCAAATAGAGCGTTCTCAATGGATATGGACCAGCATCAACATGTCCAACAACGTCAAGGAGTTGGATGGTTCCCAAATGGAGTGTTCTCAATGGATCTAGACCAATATCAACCTGTTCGGCAACGTCAAGGAGTAGGACAGTGCTGGCATTGCAGGCATGATATACCAGGGTTCTTCAGTGAGAGGAGTTATGCCACCCACGCGAGCACAGGCAGCTACAACCAGTGGCGCCAGATATCAACACCTCTGGGTGGCAAGGTGTACCAATGGGATCTGCCAGCTTTTGATAGGCGAGTCTGCGGTTGTCCTCCAGTGAATTATGCTGGGAGCAGCACACCATTGTCGACGCTGCATCCGGTTGGAAGTCCACCGATGAGCTCTCAATCGTTTGGCTCCAATGATGGCAGCCTCACAAGCACGCCGGTTCAGCTCCAGGTGCCTCTCGGTTACCAGTGCATGTCCCATGGGATGTGGTGA
- the LOC9271324 gene encoding protein PHYTOCHROME-DEPENDENT LATE-FLOWERING isoform X2 produces MVVSFRVSRRGRRFYPPPPPPPPAAAATAADRAAAPPEGSPLPPPLPWDPGAAARSDVYDRDGVGSDDLDLEPSFALNLFPDGYSISDPGKGMLLFLIGDDPQKRPYSKASRALFSDIEHGCLPQVILGDMPCKFRNGTIVCEVRDYRPFLSNAGDSSGDDFPIVNRVSLRLGTERVVKDLASVVNASWTYHDQLIAESTILRALQPRLNLDPTPCLERLQNSVKKIDLGLNKGRQKIKATSIDNTSADPPENCKPKEFITCEGAVVCIENEAPEGLPRGILNGLSMDCPLALQIKKAQSAAGSDPDTAIQYSSTLMNSSVSCNIKQSASCTPAPDLLLQSKQAQIAILQVDHENEQPQKETVQLQNRKEHSNLPREIHDCQSCRPSNKHSLLSSESTKCHFQKSIRSSNNKGLNLVSPNQRPVKVNLDQTTGSKDMRVQQQKSLSAFTADCSHPSSETNNSCVEKIPKEVNYSTVRLKDRNLPSTVGPDNYCVEELKDRTTPSVISCSASSRKAPSKPPKVVTEPQPSSKRKVLGVYTYLYQEIDSNEKKQKKADTQSNTPCENVSPGEPDVTDGISSELGISPDIESCIGDPSYTIEPDIEKILSEVILTSKRHGLNERAAKLDGSERSWPLPPSKFFLSENTADIAYTQNEIMSNYPTGRTMNTRKIRRLSFHPVQYLCRGVVDECHYTLRLLESEAPDDHQVAVETIYGDEHHHANKLVDQFILLMRRDGYTLCNDIREQYEDAPQLGYLTGGYPQYPIARTMVINGSNNIDCTFHNGPPHVHANTQQQWMQAQQCPTLPSVQTNFWNPYHPGQQHYTGGILNHGGFYANRAFSMDMDQHQHVQQRQGVGWFPNGVFSMDLDQYQPVRQRQGVGQCWHCRHDIPGFFSERSYATHASTGSYNQWRQISTPLGGKVYQWDLPAFDRRVCGCPPVNYAGSSTPLSTLHPVGSPPMSSQSFGSNDGSLTSTPVQLQVPLGYQCMSHGMW; encoded by the exons atggTCGTCTCCTTCAGGGTGTCCCGTCGCGGCCGCCGCTTctaccctccgccgccgcctccgcctcctgcgGCCGCAGCAACCGCCGCCGATCGCGCGGCAGCGCCACCCGAAGGctcgcccctgccgccgcctctgccctgGGAT CCCGGCGCCGCTGCACGATCGGATGTATATGATAGAGACGGAGTTGGTTCTGATGATTTAG ATCTTGAGCCGTCTTTTGCACTGAACCTGTTTCCGGATGGATACTCAATTAGTGACCCAGGCAAG GGAATGCTTCTGTTTCTGATTGGTGATGATCCTCAGAAGAGGCCGTACAGCAAGGCATCTCGAGCTTTGTTTTCT GATATTGAGCATGGCTGCTTGCCTCAAGTCATCTTGGGCGACATGCCTTGCAAATTTAGAAATGGAACTATTGTGTGTGAG GTGCGGGACTACCGGCCCTTTCTGTCTAATGCTGGCGATTCTTCAGGAGATGACTTCCCAATAGTGAATAGAGTTTCTCTTAGATTGGGCACTGAACGTGTTGTGAAAGATCTAGCTTCTGTTGTTAATGCTTCATGGACTTATCACGATCAATTG ATTGCCGAGTCCACCATCCTCCGTGCCCTGCAACCCAGACTTAATTTGGACCCTACACCATGCCTTGAAAGACTTCAGAATTCTGTTAAGAAG ATTGATTTAGGTCTAAATAAAGGGAGGCAGAAAATTAAAGCTACATCTATTGACAATACTTCTGCCGATCCTCCTGAAAATTGCAAACCCAAGGAATTCATCACCTGTGAAGGAGCAGTTGTATGCATTGAAAATGAAGCTCCAGAAGGCTTGCCACGTGGAATATTGAACGGCTTATCTATGGACTGTCCACTCGCTCTCCAAATTAAGAAGGCCCAATCAGCTGCAGGATCTGATCCTGATACTGCTATTCAATACTCTTCTACCCTTATGAATAGCTCTGTCTCGTGTAACATTAAACAAAGTGCATCCTGTACTCCTGCTCCTGACCTTTTGCTTCAGAGTAAGCAGGCGCAGATAGCAATTTTGCAGGTTGATCATGAAAACGAACAACCACAAAAGGAGACAGTTCAACTACAGAACAGAAAGGAGCATTCAAATCTTCCACGTGAAATACATGACTGCCAAAGCTGCAGGCCTTCAAACAAACATTCATTGTTGAGCTCTGAAAGTACCAAATGCCACTTTCAGAAGTCAATAAGGTCTTCAAACAACAAAGGGCTTAATTTGGTATCTCCAAACCAACGGCCTGTAAAGGTTAATTTAGATCAGACAACAGGCAGCAAGGACATGAGAGTACAGCAACAAAAGTCCTTGTCAGCGTTCACAGCGGACTGTTCACATCCTTCCTCAGAGACAAATAATTCATGTGTTGAAAAAATCCCCAAAGAGGTTAATTATTCAACAGTAAGGTTAAAAGACAGAAATCTGCCCTCAACTGTTGGTCCAGACAATTATTGTGTAGAAGAGCTCAAAGACAGAACAACGCCCTCTGTAATCTCATGCAGTGCAAGTTCCAGAAAGGCTCCCAGTAAACCTCCTAAGGTTGTTACAGAGCCCCAACCTTCTTCAAAGAGGAAGGTCTTAGGAGTTTATACTTATTTGTATCAGGAGATCGATTCAAATGAGAAAAAGCAGAAAAAAGCTGATACACAGAGCAATACACCTTGTGAGAATGTAAGTCCAGGAGAACCAGATGTTACTGATGGCATTAGCAGTGAACTGGGTATTTCTCCAGATATTGAGTCATGTATTGGAGACCCTTCATATACCATTGAACCTGATATTGAAAAGATTCTATCTGAGGTCATCCTGACTTCAAAGAG GCATGGACTGAATGAAAGGGCTGCTAAACTTGATGGTTCAGAAAGATCATGGCCATTGCCACCATCCAAATTCTTTCTGTCTGAGAATACTGCAGACATTGCATATACCCAGAATGAAATCATGTCAAACTATCCAACTGGGAGAACTATGAATACTCGGAAGATTAGAAGGCTTAGTTTTCACCCTGTACAGTATTTATGTAGAG GTGTTGTTGATGAATGCCATTACACACTTCGTCTCCTTGAATCCGAAGCACCGGATGATCATCAAGTAGCGGTGGAAACGATCTATGGGGATGAACAT CACCATGCAAACAAGCTTGTGGATCAATTCATTTTGCTG ATGAGAAGGGATGGCTACACACTTTGCAATGATATTAGAGAG CAATACGAAGACGCCCCTCAGCTAGGTTATCTAACTGGAGGATATCCACAATACCCCATTGCAAGAACTATGGTGATTAATGGAAGCAACAATATAGATTGCACCTTCCATAATGGGCCGCCACATGTACATGCAAATACTCAGCAACAGTGGATGCAGGCACAACAGTGTCCAACCCTGCCAAGTGTTCAGACAAATTTCTGGAATCCATATCATCCAGGCCAGCAGCATTATACCGGCGGAATCCTCAACCATGGGGGATTTTATGCAAATAGAGCGTTCTCAATGGATATGGACCAGCATCAACATGTCCAACAACGTCAAGGAGTTGGATGGTTCCCAAATGGAGTGTTCTCAATGGATCTAGACCAATATCAACCTGTTCGGCAACGTCAAGGAGTAGGACAGTGCTGGCATTGCAGGCATGATATACCAGGGTTCTTCAGTGAGAGGAGTTATGCCACCCACGCGAGCACAGGCAGCTACAACCAGTGGCGCCAGATATCAACACCTCTGGGTGGCAAGGTGTACCAATGGGATCTGCCAGCTTTTGATAGGCGAGTCTGCGGTTGTCCTCCAGTGAATTATGCTGGGAGCAGCACACCATTGTCGACGCTGCATCCGGTTGGAAGTCCACCGATGAGCTCTCAATCGTTTGGCTCCAATGATGGCAGCCTCACAAGCACGCCGGTTCAGCTCCAGGTGCCTCTCGGTTACCAGTGCATGTCCCATGGGATGTGGTGA
- the LOC4326073 gene encoding WAT1-related protein At3g18200: MGRDQAAAAVMHEKVKLFIGVLALQFLLAGFHIVSRAALNMGISKIVFIVYRNLISLALLAPFAYFLEKKDRPPLTFSLLVEFFLLALCGITANQGFYLLGLYHLSPTYASAIQNTVPAITFAMAAVLRLEQVDLGKRHGVAKVVGTVVSIGGATVITLYKGLPLFNHNLNIKSLSSSSLILNWTLGCVFILGHCLSWSGWMVLQVPVLKRYPARLSVLSLTCIFGLLQFLVIAAFTEEDLSRWKVNSGSELFTILYAGLVASGVAFALQIWCIDRGGPLFTAVFQPVQTVAVAVMAAIILGDQLYSGGIIGAVLIVIGLYFVLWGKSEEKKSKNNNLQDQPVQGGGDDIRRHLLGQEDASRKDEEAAVTDELA, from the exons ATGGGGAGGGATCAGGCAGCTGCAGCAGTGATGCATGAGAAGGTGAAGCTGTTCATAGGAGTGCTGGCCCTGCAGTTCCTGCTTGCAGGATTCCACATTGTGAGCAGGGCAGCACTCAACATGGGCATCAGCAAGATTGTGTTCATCGTCTATAGGAACCTCATCTCCCTCGCCTTGCTCGCGCCCTTCGCCTACTTCCTCGAGAA GAAAGATAGACCACCACTGACCTTCTCTTTGCTGGTGGAGTTTTTTCTTCTAGCACTGTGTGG GATAACTGCAAACCAAGGTTTCTACCTCCTAGGGCTGTATCACCTTTCACCAACTTATGCTTCTGCAATACAGAACACAGTTCCTGCCATCAcctttgccatggctgccgtcCTCAG GCTTGAGCAAGTAGACCTAGGCAAGAGGCATGGGGTGGCCAAGGTGGTGGGCACGGTGGTGAGCATAGGTGGTGCCACAGTGATAACTCTCTACAAGGGCCTACCACTGTTCAATCACAATCTGAACATCAAGTCCCTGTCTTCCTCGAGCCTCATCCTCAACTGGACTCTGGGCTGCGTCTTCATCCTTGGCCACTGCCTCTCATGGTCTGGATGGATGGTTCTTCAG GTGCCAGTTCTGAAGAGGTACCCAGCTAGGCTGTCAGTTCTATCACTGACCTGCATCTTTGGGCTCCTCCAGTTCCTGGTCATTGCAGCCTTCACTGAAGAAGACCTGAGCAGATGGAAGGTGAACTCCGGAAGCGAGCTGTTCACAATCCTCTACGCT GGTCTTGTGGCATCTGGCGTGGCGTTTGCTCTGCAGATATGGTGCATCGACAGGGGAGGGCCGCTGTTCACCGCCGTGTTCCAGCCGGTCCagaccgtcgccgtcgccgtcatggCCGCCATCATTCTCGGAGATCAGCTATACTCAGGAGG GATCATCGGAGCAGTTCTGATTGTGATCGGGCTGTACTTCGTGCTGTGGGGCAAAAGCGAGGAGAAGAAGAGCAAGAACAACAACCTGCAGGACCAGCCGGTgcagggaggaggagacgacaTCAGGAGGCATCTGCTCGGACAAGAAGATGCATCTCGCAAAGACGAAGAAGCTGCAGTCACTGATGAACTGGCATGA
- the LOC4326074 gene encoding fructose-bisphosphate aldolase 3, chloroplastic — protein sequence MAMLTAKLTSPPAATTWLPGGGRRSAPPRRATVIRAAAVSYADELVSTAKSVASPGRGILAIDESNATCGKRLASIGLDNTEVNRQAYRQLLLTTAGLGEYISGAILFEETLYQSTTDGKKFVDCLKDQNIMPGIKVDKGLVPLPGSNNESWCQGLDGLASRCAEYYKQGARFAKWRTVVSIPCGPSALAVKEAAWGLARYAAIAQDNGLVPIVEPEILLDGDHAIERTLEVAEKVWSEVFFYLAQNNVLFEGILLKPSMVTPGAEHKQKATPEAIAKHTLTMLRRRVPPAVPGIMFLSGGQSEVEATLNLNAMNQEPNPWHVSFSYARALQNSVLKTWQGRPENVEAAQKALLVRAKANSLAQLGRYTGEGESDEAKKGMFQKGYTY from the exons ATGGCGATGCTGACGGCCAAGCTCACCTccccccccgccgccaccacctggctccccggcggcggccgccgatccgcgccgccccgccgtgcTACGGtgatccgcgccgccgccgtctcctacGCCGACGAGCTCGTCTCCACCGCG AAATCTGTTGCTTCCCCAGGGCGTGGTATCCTGGCAATTGATGAGTCGAATGCCACATGCGGAAAGAGATTAGCATCCATTGGTTTGGACAACACAGAAGTTAACCGCCAGGCTTACAGGCAGCTTTTACTGACCACTGCTGGTCTTGGTGAATATATTTCTGGTGCTATCCTTTTTGAGGAAACTCTTTATCAGTCAACCACTGATGGTAAGAAGTTTGTTGACTGCTTGAAGGATCAGAATATCATGCCCGGTATCAAGGTCGACAAG GGCTTGGTTCCATTGCCTGGGTCCAACAATGAATCTTGGTGCCAAGGCCTAGATGGTTTGGCTTCAAGGTGTGCTGAGTACTACAAGCAGGGGGCACGCTTCGCTAAGTG GCGGACTGTTGTTAGCATCCCTTGTGGTCCCTCAGCATTAGCAGTCAAGGAAGCGGCATGGGGACTTGCTCGATATGCTGCCATTGCTCAG GACAATGGCTTAGTGCCAATTGTTGAGCCAGAGATCCTTCTTGATGGTGACCATGCGATCGAGAGAACTCTTGAAGTGGCAGAGAAAGTGTGGTCTGAGGTATTCTTCTACCTGGCCCAAAACAATGTTCTTTTTGAGGGTATCCTGCTGAAACCCAGCATGGTGACCCCTGGAGCTGAACACAAGCAGAAGGCCACTCCAGAAGCCATTGCGAAGCACACCCTTACAATGCTGAGGAGGAGAGTGCCGCCTGCTGTCCCTGGAATCATG TTCCTTTCTGGTGGGCAATCTGAGGTGGAGGCAACCCTGAACCTGAACGCGATGAACCAAGAACCAAACCCATGGCATGTGTCCTTCTCATACGCCCGGGCTCTCCAGAACTCGGTGCTGAAGACATGGCAGGGGCGCCCCGAGAACGTGGAGGCAGCGCAGAAGGCACTGCTGGTCCGTGCCAAGGCGAACTCGCTGGCTCAGCTCGGTCGCTACACCGGCGAGGGCGAGAGCGATGAGGCCAAGAAGGGAATGTTCCAGAAGGGCTACACTTACTGA